CAAACCGGGCAGCCGCTCGTCTGGAATCGAGTAAAATATTCGCCAAACAATTCATGAATCGGAACCACATTCCCACCGCCGACTACGAAATATTTGACCAGAGCACCGAAGCCTTCAGATACCTTGGATCGAATTACCGTTACCCCCTGGTTTTAAAAGCCGACGGACTTGCCGCTGGAAAAGGCGTAGCCATCGCTCAGGATTCGGATGAAGCCCGGATCATCATGAAAGAATTCATGCTTGAACGTCGTCTCGGAGCAGCAGGTGAGCGAATGGTGGTCGAGGAATTTTTATCCGGGGAAGAAGCCACGGTGATGATGGCCCTCGACGGGAGAACCTATCGGATGTTTCCTTTCTCTCAGGACCACAAGCGGATCGGGGAAGGCGACATTGGTCCGAACACCGGGGGAATGGGGGCCTATTCCCCGACTCCGGTAGTGGACAAAGACGTCCAGGTCCGGCTGGAACGGGAGATCATAGGACCCCTGATGGAAGGCTTGGCCAGGGAAAAATTGTTTTATCGTGGCTTTCTCTATCTTGGGCTCATGATTGATGAAATGAGGCGACCCCGTGTGCTGGAGTTCAATGTGCGGCTCGGCGACCCGGAGGCACAGGTGATCTTGCCTCGGTTACAAACTGATTGGTTGGAACTCTGTCTGGCGATTTGGGAAGGAAAGCTATCCGAGACAATTCTTGCAGAGAGCGCCGGAGCAAACCTCGCCGTCGTTCTGGCTACCCATGGATATCCTGGCCATTACGACACCGGAATGGTTATAGATGGTCTGGAACAATTTGAAAACCGGCCTGATGATGAAGTACTGGTCTTTCATGCCGGGACTAAGCGACAGGAAAACAAGACGATTACCACCTCAGGTCGGGTTATGAATGTGTGTGGTCGGGGAAAAGATTTATTGGAAGCCAAGGATCGTGCCTATCAGGCGATCTCCCAGATTCGTTTCGACAAGATGTATTATCGTCGGGACATCGGATATCGGGCTTGGTCCCAGCGTCCATGACGGCAAGGATCTTTTTGCTCAAGAGCGTAAGTGAGTAGGAAGGCGGTCATGAAGAAGGCCTTGAATGAGATGAGAGTCGGCATTGTCGGCGGCGGCCAATTGGGAAGAATGATGATTTTGGAAGGGAAAAAGATGGGATTGCATTTTACGATCCTGGATCCGGATCCTTGTTGTCCAGCATCTTCGATAGCCGATGAACAGGTTATTTGTGGTTTTCACGAACCAGCCGGGTATCGAACACTGGCCGAGCTCAGCGATGTTGTTACCTATGAACTTGAACACATCAACAGCGATATCCTTATTGAATTGGTCGGGCAAGGCCATATCATGGCCCCATCACCCCACATTCTTAAAACCATCCAGGATAAATACCTTCAAAAAAGTTTTTTACTGGACAAAGGCATTAATCTTCCCGATTTTGAACCGATCGACACTTTGGATGCGCTACAACACGTCGCCGAAAAACGATTTAACTATCCGTTTCTTCTCAAGAGCCGACGCGGTGGGTACGACGGAAAAGGGAACTACCTGGTCAGGAAGCGTGATGAAATTCCCCGGGCTTTTGCAAATCTCCAATCGGGACGGG
The sequence above is drawn from the Atribacteraceae bacterium genome and encodes:
- the purD gene encoding phosphoribosylamine--glycine ligase is translated as MKALVIGNGGREHCLCWKLSQNSRIDRLYCSPGNGGTALLGTNVPLATPREYLQFAKEQIIDLTIIGPEAYLAEGIVDLFLSEKLPVIGPNRAAARLESSKIFAKQFMNRNHIPTADYEIFDQSTEAFRYLGSNYRYPLVLKADGLAAGKGVAIAQDSDEARIIMKEFMLERRLGAAGERMVVEEFLSGEEATVMMALDGRTYRMFPFSQDHKRIGEGDIGPNTGGMGAYSPTPVVDKDVQVRLEREIIGPLMEGLAREKLFYRGFLYLGLMIDEMRRPRVLEFNVRLGDPEAQVILPRLQTDWLELCLAIWEGKLSETILAESAGANLAVVLATHGYPGHYDTGMVIDGLEQFENRPDDEVLVFHAGTKRQENKTITTSGRVMNVCGRGKDLLEAKDRAYQAISQIRFDKMYYRRDIGYRAWSQRP